The following proteins are encoded in a genomic region of Alosa alosa isolate M-15738 ecotype Scorff River chromosome 10, AALO_Geno_1.1, whole genome shotgun sequence:
- the LOC125301680 gene encoding DNA-binding protein inhibitor ID-1-like, which yields MKVVGPTCALKSKVGGEDVVRCLSDQSLTICKIPLLDEQMSAFLQDMNNCYNKLKELVPTLPPNKKASKVEILQHVIDYIWDLQIELDEPGKSRQAGSSMPRTPLTTLNAELASISVENGCSDDRIMCR from the exons ATGAAAGTTGTTGGACCTACCTGCGCCCTGAAGAGCAAGGTTGGCGGCGAGGACGTTGTACGTTGCTTGTCCGACCAGAGCCTCACCATATGCAAGATCCCGCTGTTGGACGAACAGATGTCCGCTTTTCTGCAAGACATGAACAACTGTTACAACAAGCTGAAGGAACTCGTACCGACGCTGCCTCCTAACAAGAAGGCCAGCAAGGTGGAGATCCTACAGCACGTCATTGACTATATCTGGGACCTGCAGATCGAGCTGGACGAGCCGGGCAAGAGCCGCCAGGCAGGCAGCAGCATGCCACGCACACCCCTGACCACCCTCAATGCAGAACTTGCCAGCATTTCTGTTGAG AATGGATGCTCGGATGACAGAATCATGTGCCGTTAG